The genomic interval CGAATTTAAATTTGATTCCTGTTTTAATAAATGAATATGTCACCGAAATTATTGTAAACTTAAAGGGTTACTATTTGATGGATATATTTTTAGTTCAATTTAATTTGGTGAAACTCATTTCTCCTATTTCTGTCTTTAAAAACTGACCGGTATAACTTTCCTTTACTTTTGTAAGTTGTTCTGGGGTGCCAAAGGCTACTATGTTTCCTCCATGTTTACCGCCATCAGGTCCGAGATCCAAAATATAATCTGCTACTTTGATAACATCCAGGTTATGCTCAATTACCATTACTGTATTACCCCGATCAACTAGCTTTTGAAGCACTGCTATTAAATGTTGGATATCTTCAAAATGCAAACCGGTAGTAGGCTCATCCAAAATGTAAAGCGTTTTGCCAGTATCTTTTTTTGAAAGCTCTTCCGCTAATTTTACACGTTGTGCTTCTCCTCCAGATAATGTGGTTGCCTGCTGGCCAAGCGTAATATAGGTCAATCCAACATCACATAAGGTTTTTAGCTTGCGATATATATTCGGGATGTTTTCAAAAAATGTACTTGCTTCTTCTACGGTCATATCTAAAACATCTCCAATAGATTTTCCTTTAAATAATATCTCTAGTGTTTCCCTGTTGTATCTTTTCCCATTGCAGGATTCACAATGCACATAAACATCGGGCAAAAAATTCATTTCAATAAGCTTCATTCCACCGCCTTCACATACTTCACATCGACCTCCTTTTACATTAAATGAAAAACGTCCGGGTTTATATCCACGAATTTTTGATTCCGGCAATCCGGTAAACAAATTCCGGATTTCAGTAAATACGCCTGTGTATGTTGCCGGATTGGAGCGCGGTGTTCGACCTATAGGATCCTGATCAATTTCGATTACTTTATCCAAATGATCTAAACCTTCCATTTTTTCATAAGCTAATGGTCGTTGCAAGCTATTATAAAAATATTCGCGGAGAACAGGATATAAAGTTTCATTTATCAAACTTGATTTACCACTTCCCGAAACTCCGGTTATGCATAAAAATGTTCCGAGTGGAAATTTAATACTTAGATTTTTTAAATTATGTCCGGTGGCTCCATAAATAAGTAGAAAGTTGCCATTTCCCTTTCTTCTTACTTTTGGAATCTCAATATTCTTTCTACCAGATAAATAATCTGCAGTTAAAGATTGTTCATTCAAAAAACTTGCAGGATCTCCTTGTGCTACTAGTACACCACCATGAATTCCTGCACCAGGACCTAAATCAATAATATAATCAGATGCCATCATGATGTCTTTATCATGCTCCACGACAATTACTGTATTTCCTATATTTGTTAATTCCCGCAACGATTTAATTAAACGATGATTATCGCGTTGATGCAAGCCTATAGAAGGTTCGTCTAAAATATAAGTAATCCCAGTTAATTGCGAACCTATTTGAGTGGCGAGTCGGGTGCGTTGTGATTCACCGCCAGATAAACTTATGGCTGTTCTATTTAAACTTAAGTAATCCAAACCTACATACATTAAAAATCCAACTCGTGCGCGCAACTCCTTTAATATATCTTTACCAATTATTTTTTGTCGTTCTGTTAATCTAGGTTCCACTTCCAAGAGCCAATGATTCAAATCCACAATATCCATATTCGCGAGCTCTGCAATATTCTTTTCATCAATTCGAAAATATAAACTTTCTTTTTTTAATCGGGTTCCACCACAAACTTCGCAATCTGAAATAGTCATAAAGTCTTCTGCGAATTGCCGGATTTTTTCTGAAGTCGTTTCTCTATACCATCTTTTTAGCATATTAATGAGTCCTTCACTTGCTAAATGATAATTTCCTTCAAACCAAACATTTGCTGTTGGAGCAGGATAGGAATCATCACCTCCATATAAAATAGTATCCATAGCTTTTTTAGGAATCTTCTTTATAGGAACTGCAAAATTAAATTTATGGCGATCTGCAATTTGCTTTAACTGTTTAAATAAATAATTATCCCGCACTTCACCTAAGGGAACAATACCAGACTCATTGATCGTTTTTTCATCATCTGGAATCACTTGTTTTAAATCCACCGCATGCACGGATCCCAATCCTTTACATTCCGGACAAGCGCCATATGGTGAATTAAATGAAAACGAATTTGGAGAGGGTTCATCATATGACATACCCGATTCAGTATCCATCAATCGCTTACTAAATGGTACTATTTTATTTTCGTCTTGCAATAAAATAAACAAGACATCTTGTCCGATTTTTAATGCAGTTTGTATACTATACGTGAGTCGTTCAATTTTCTCAGGTAAAACTTGGATACGATCTATTAATACTTCAATGTCATGAATTTTAAAACGATCCACTTGCAGTGCAGGTTTTAACTCTGTTATTTCACCATCAATACGAACTTTATTAAAACCTTGCTTTCGAATTTGGTCAAACAATTCCCGATAATGTCCTTTTCGGGAACGTACCAAAGGGGCTAAGATGCTAATGTTTTTTGAATGATATTGTTTTTGTATCAACTCCAACATTTGCTCTTCAGAATATCGAACCATCTTTCTGCCACTCACATGCGAATATGCCTCTGCAGATCGGGCATATAATAATCGCAATAAATCATAGATTTCGGTAATGGTACCAACGGTTGATCTGGGATTCCAACCGGTTGTTTTTTGCTCAATTGAAATCACCGGACTTAATCCATCGATTTTTTCCACTTGAGGCCTTTCAATATTACCTATAAACTGCCGGGCATAATGAGAAAACGTCTCCATATATCGGCGTTGACCTTCCGCAAAAATAGTATCAAATGCAAGCGACGATTTTCCGCTACCAGAGATTCCTGTGATTACAGTTAATTGATTTCTAGGTATTTTTAAAGAGATGTTTTTTAAGTTATGCTCCGCGGCTCCAACAACCTCAATATAATCCAGATCTTTATATATGTCCTTAATTTCCATAGTAACCGGCAAAGATAACGGAAAAGATCAAAGAGATTGTAGCCTTATGTAAAGAGATTTAAATTTAGAATATACTTTAATTTTTGCACTAAAATGGATTGCATTACAAGGTCAAATTAAGAGTAGGCAAATATTCAGGAATTCTATAAATTTAAAAATCAAATCAATCTGCCCCAGATAAAATTTCTCAAAATCTATTTTAATTTATTAATAAAATTATGAAAACGATTCTCCTTACTTAAATCATTTTCTCAAGTACACTAAAAAGTT from Saprospiraceae bacterium carries:
- the uvrA gene encoding excinuclease ABC subunit UvrA — translated: MEIKDIYKDLDYIEVVGAAEHNLKNISLKIPRNQLTVITGISGSGKSSLAFDTIFAEGQRRYMETFSHYARQFIGNIERPQVEKIDGLSPVISIEQKTTGWNPRSTVGTITEIYDLLRLLYARSAEAYSHVSGRKMVRYSEEQMLELIQKQYHSKNISILAPLVRSRKGHYRELFDQIRKQGFNKVRIDGEITELKPALQVDRFKIHDIEVLIDRIQVLPEKIERLTYSIQTALKIGQDVLFILLQDENKIVPFSKRLMDTESGMSYDEPSPNSFSFNSPYGACPECKGLGSVHAVDLKQVIPDDEKTINESGIVPLGEVRDNYLFKQLKQIADRHKFNFAVPIKKIPKKAMDTILYGGDDSYPAPTANVWFEGNYHLASEGLINMLKRWYRETTSEKIRQFAEDFMTISDCEVCGGTRLKKESLYFRIDEKNIAELANMDIVDLNHWLLEVEPRLTERQKIIGKDILKELRARVGFLMYVGLDYLSLNRTAISLSGGESQRTRLATQIGSQLTGITYILDEPSIGLHQRDNHRLIKSLRELTNIGNTVIVVEHDKDIMMASDYIIDLGPGAGIHGGVLVAQGDPASFLNEQSLTADYLSGRKNIEIPKVRRKGNGNFLLIYGATGHNLKNLSIKFPLGTFLCITGVSGSGKSSLINETLYPVLREYFYNSLQRPLAYEKMEGLDHLDKVIEIDQDPIGRTPRSNPATYTGVFTEIRNLFTGLPESKIRGYKPGRFSFNVKGGRCEVCEGGGMKLIEMNFLPDVYVHCESCNGKRYNRETLEILFKGKSIGDVLDMTVEEASTFFENIPNIYRKLKTLCDVGLTYITLGQQATTLSGGEAQRVKLAEELSKKDTGKTLYILDEPTTGLHFEDIQHLIAVLQKLVDRGNTVMVIEHNLDVIKVADYILDLGPDGGKHGGNIVAFGTPEQLTKVKESYTGQFLKTEIGEMSFTKLN